A window of Terriglobales bacterium genomic DNA:
GGAGAGTCCAGGGGTCCTTGTGGGCGATTCGCTCGAAATACGCCGGTGTCGAAGAAAAAAAACTTTGGATGAGCGGCGAGCTCACGCTTGGCGCGCTTGGTGAACACCTCGATACGGAAGCCAAGCAACAAATCTTCGAGAATGTGCAGGTAGTTTTCCACTGTCTTGCGGTTGATATGTGAATCGCGGGCGATGTTCGCCAGATTCAAGACGGAGGCGTGTGAAAAGCTCATGGTTTCAAGGAACCGTGCAAAATCTCCGACGTTGCGAACAAACCCCTCCATTTGAACTTCTTCGCGCAGGTATAGACCGTTATAAGCTTTCAGAATCTCCTGTGGGTCGCTCGCCCCCCAAACGACCGGCAGCAATCCTTGGTTCAGTGCTGTTTGAAGGTCAAAGCGGTTGCCGAGCTCGCAGGCCATGTAAGGATGAAGATATTTTTCCGCGGCACGCCCACCGAGCAAATTGACTCCTTGGCGGCGAAGTTTGCGTGCGCTCGAGCCGGTCAATATGAACTGCTGTCCAGTTTTGCGTTCGATCAACAGGTGTACGGCATTCAAAAGTTCCGGCAGCTTTTGAATTTCATCGATGACGATCTGCTTTCTGTCGAGGTTGGCCATGACGTTTGCGACGAGTCTTTCGGGCCGGCTGGAGTATTCGCGCATAACGGCGCCATCCAGTAGGTCGATCCGCAGGGCATCAGCAAATTGTTTCATGCACCATGCGGTCTTGCCGGTCCCTCTGGGACCTAACAAGAAGAAATGATGTTTCGGAGGCGTGAATACCCGCGGAATGAAGACCATTATATTCAACTCAAAATGGCAACTGATTTGCTATATTGAGGCGCATAATGGCAACTGCAGTGCCATTATGCAACAGCCTTGTAGTCGTTCACCCATCGAAGTTTGTAAAGT
This region includes:
- a CDS encoding AAA family ATPase, with protein sequence MVFIPRVFTPPKHHFFLLGPRGTGKTAWCMKQFADALRIDLLDGAVMREYSSRPERLVANVMANLDRKQIVIDEIQKLPELLNAVHLLIERKTGQQFILTGSSARKLRRQGVNLLGGRAAEKYLHPYMACELGNRFDLQTALNQGLLPVVWGASDPQEILKAYNGLYLREEVQMEGFVRNVGDFARFLETMSFSHASVLNLANIARDSHINRKTVENYLHILEDLLLGFRIEVFTKRAKRELAAHPKFFFFDTGVFRANRPQGPLDSPSELNGLALEGLVAQHMRAWCDYSAGTHHLHYWQTRARVEVDFIIYGESGLYAVEVKNSQRVRPEDLRALKSFAEDYPKAQLYLLYRGKDRLLQDGVLCIPCEEFLLALKPNRFPS